A stretch of the Proteus sp. ZN5 genome encodes the following:
- the gorA gene encoding glutathione-disulfide reductase, whose protein sequence is MTSKHYDYIAIGGGSGGIASINRAAMYGQKCALIEAKALGGTCVNVGCVPKKVMWHAAQIAEAIHQYGPDYGFDTTVNRFDWDTLISSRSAYIDRIHQSYDRVLGNNKVDVIQGFARFVDANTIEVNGEKITADNILIATGGRPVQPNIPGAEYGINSDGFFELKALPKRVAVVGAGYIAVELAGVLNALGSETHLFVRKHAPLRNFDPLIVETLLEVMETEGPKLHTHAIPKAVIKNADGSLTLQLENGTEQTVDTLIWAIGREPATDNLNLAVTGVELNEKGYIKVDKFQNTNVKGIYAVGDNTGAVELTPVAVAAGRRLSERLFNNKPNEHLDYSNIPTVVFSHPAIGTVGLTEPQAIEQYGADKVKVYKSSFTAMYSAVTRHRQPCRMKLVCIGADEKIVGIHGIGFGMDEMLQGFAVALKMGATKKDFDDTVAIHPTAAEEFVTMR, encoded by the coding sequence ATGACGAGCAAACATTACGATTATATCGCCATCGGTGGCGGTAGTGGCGGTATCGCATCAATTAATAGAGCGGCAATGTATGGCCAAAAATGTGCATTAATTGAAGCGAAAGCATTAGGTGGCACTTGTGTAAACGTGGGTTGTGTACCTAAAAAAGTGATGTGGCATGCAGCACAAATTGCCGAAGCTATTCATCAATACGGTCCTGATTATGGTTTTGATACCACAGTGAACCGTTTTGACTGGGATACACTCATCAGTAGTCGTTCTGCTTATATTGACCGTATTCATCAATCTTATGACCGTGTCTTAGGCAATAACAAAGTTGATGTTATCCAAGGGTTTGCTCGTTTTGTTGATGCCAATACTATTGAAGTCAATGGTGAAAAAATCACCGCTGATAATATTCTGATTGCAACAGGGGGTCGTCCTGTTCAACCTAACATTCCGGGCGCTGAGTATGGTATTAATTCTGATGGTTTCTTTGAACTAAAAGCCTTACCAAAACGCGTTGCAGTTGTTGGTGCGGGTTATATCGCTGTTGAACTTGCGGGTGTGTTAAATGCTTTAGGTAGCGAAACACATCTATTTGTACGTAAACATGCACCACTGCGTAATTTCGACCCATTAATCGTTGAAACACTGTTAGAAGTGATGGAAACCGAAGGGCCTAAATTACATACACATGCTATTCCTAAAGCTGTGATTAAAAATGCAGATGGAAGTTTAACGCTACAACTAGAAAATGGTACAGAGCAGACAGTTGATACCTTAATCTGGGCGATTGGTCGTGAGCCTGCAACAGATAACTTAAATCTAGCCGTAACGGGTGTTGAGTTAAATGAAAAAGGCTATATCAAAGTCGATAAATTCCAAAATACCAATGTAAAAGGGATTTATGCGGTTGGTGATAATACAGGGGCGGTTGAATTAACACCTGTCGCTGTTGCTGCTGGGCGTCGTTTGTCAGAGCGTTTATTTAACAACAAGCCTAACGAACACTTAGACTATTCAAATATCCCAACCGTTGTATTTAGCCATCCTGCTATTGGTACAGTTGGTTTAACAGAGCCCCAAGCGATTGAGCAATATGGTGCTGATAAAGTCAAAGTATACAAATCGTCTTTCACGGCAATGTATAGTGCTGTGACTCGTCATCGTCAACCATGTCGTATGAAGTTGGTTTGTATTGGTGCAGACGAAAAAATTGTTGGTATTCATGGTATTGGTTTTGGTATGGATGAAATGCTACAAGGTTTTGCGGTTGCACTGAAAATGGGGGCAACGAAAAAAGACTTTGATGATACTGTGGCAATTCACCCAACTGCGGCAGAAGAATTTGTTACGATGAGATAA
- a CDS encoding RidA family protein — protein sequence MRYKSLLVALPFIFGVASANAEGVVHHKLNGMPISESVEVSAGNNLVFLSGKVPAKKSADAPEGVLASYGNTEEQTISVLEQIKTHLNELGLDMKDVVKMQVFLVGGEETKGEMDFKGFMDGYSKYFDASKTEQLPARSTFQIAKLANPAWRVEIEVIAVRPAK from the coding sequence ATGCGCTATAAAAGTTTACTTGTTGCCCTACCTTTTATTTTTGGTGTAGCAAGTGCGAATGCGGAGGGTGTTGTGCACCATAAATTAAACGGTATGCCTATTTCGGAATCTGTTGAAGTTAGTGCAGGTAACAACCTTGTTTTCTTAAGTGGCAAAGTACCTGCTAAAAAATCAGCAGATGCGCCAGAAGGTGTATTAGCTTCTTATGGTAACACTGAAGAACAAACTATCAGTGTATTAGAGCAAATCAAAACTCACCTGAATGAACTTGGCTTAGACATGAAAGACGTTGTTAAAATGCAAGTCTTCTTAGTCGGTGGTGAAGAAACTAAAGGTGAAATGGACTTTAAAGGCTTTATGGACGGTTATTCTAAGTACTTTGATGCTTCGAAAACTGAACAACTGCCAGCTCGTTCAACGTTCCAAATCGCTAAACTGGCAAATCCAGCATGGCGTGTAGAAATTGAAGTTATTGCTGTTCGTCCTGCAAAATAA
- a CDS encoding 23S rRNA (adenine(2030)-N(6))-methyltransferase RlmJ — MLSYRHSFHAGNHADVLKHIVQTLIIESLKEKEKPFLYLDTHAGAGRYQLTNAHATRTGEYLEGIARLWQQEEVPELILPYLEAVGELNASGELRYYPGSPLLAGKLLREQDSLVLTELHPTDFPLLRTEFSRDERVRVSREDGFGQLKSKLPPPSRRGFALIDPPYELKQDYSAVVKGVVEGHKRFATGTYAIWYPVVHRQQIKRMLKELEATGIRKILQIELAVKPDSDQLGMTASGMIVINPPWKLESQMKSILPWLHKTLVPEGIGHTLVEWVVPE; from the coding sequence ATGCTGAGCTATCGCCATAGTTTCCATGCTGGCAACCACGCCGATGTTTTAAAACATATTGTTCAAACACTCATCATTGAGTCTTTAAAAGAGAAAGAGAAACCTTTTCTTTATCTTGATACTCATGCTGGCGCTGGACGTTATCAATTAACCAATGCTCATGCGACTCGCACTGGCGAATATTTAGAAGGGATCGCTCGCTTATGGCAACAAGAAGAGGTGCCTGAGCTTATTTTGCCTTACCTCGAAGCTGTTGGAGAATTAAACGCTAGTGGAGAACTGCGTTATTATCCTGGCTCTCCTCTATTAGCGGGCAAATTACTAAGAGAACAAGATTCTTTAGTACTAACAGAATTACATCCAACGGATTTTCCTTTATTACGTACCGAATTCTCTCGTGATGAGAGAGTTAGAGTTTCTCGTGAAGATGGTTTTGGGCAATTAAAATCTAAGTTACCTCCTCCAAGTCGTCGTGGATTCGCATTAATTGATCCACCTTATGAACTAAAACAAGACTATTCTGCCGTTGTTAAAGGTGTTGTTGAAGGCCATAAGCGCTTCGCGACGGGAACTTATGCGATTTGGTATCCTGTTGTTCATCGTCAGCAAATCAAACGCATGTTAAAAGAGCTTGAAGCAACAGGGATCCGTAAGATTTTACAAATCGAATTAGCAGTAAAACCTGATAGTGATCAACTGGGAATGACGGCATCAGGTATGATTGTGATTAATCCACCTTGGAAATTAGAATCACAAATGAAATCAATACTTCCTTGGTTACATAAAACCTTAGTTCCTGAGGGTATTGGACATACATTAGTTGAGTGGGTTGTACCAGAATAA
- a CDS encoding FAD-dependent oxidoreductase, whose translation MKISRRKLLLGVGAAGVLAGGAALVPMVRRDGKFVETKSRVSFVEGTEGALPKESDAVIIGAGIQGIMTAINLAERGMSVTILEKGEIGGEQSGRAYSQIISYQTSPEIFPLHHYGKILWRGMNEKIGADTSYRTQGRVEALADEKAFDKAQVWIKTAKETAGFDTPLNTRIIKGEELSNRLVGAQTPWTVAAFEEDSGSVDPETGTPALARYAKQIGVKIYTNCAVRGIETAGGKISDVVTEKGAIRTSHVVLAGGIWSRLFMGNMGIDIPTLNVYLSQQRVSGVPGAPRGNVHLPNGIHFREQADGTYAVAPRIFTSSIVKDSFLLGPKFMHLLGGGELPLEFSIGEDLFNSFKMATSWKLDEKTPFEQYRTATATQNTEHLDAVFQRMKAEFPVFEKSQVVERWGAVVSPTFDELPIISEVKEYPGLVINTATVWGMTEGPAAGEVTADIVTGKKPVIDPTPFSMDRFKK comes from the coding sequence ATGAAAATTTCAAGGAGAAAGCTGCTTTTAGGTGTTGGTGCTGCGGGCGTTTTAGCTGGTGGTGCTGCGTTAGTTCCAATGGTTCGCCGTGATGGCAAATTCGTTGAAACTAAATCTAGAGTATCATTTGTCGAAGGTACAGAGGGTGCTCTGCCTAAAGAGTCTGATGCAGTGATTATCGGTGCTGGTATCCAAGGTATCATGACCGCAATCAACCTTGCAGAACGTGGCATGAGTGTCACTATTTTAGAAAAAGGCGAGATTGGTGGTGAGCAATCAGGCCGTGCATACAGCCAAATTATTAGTTATCAAACATCACCAGAAATTTTCCCATTACACCATTACGGGAAAATCTTATGGCGTGGAATGAACGAGAAAATTGGTGCCGATACCAGTTATCGCACACAAGGTCGTGTAGAAGCGCTTGCTGATGAAAAAGCATTTGATAAAGCTCAAGTGTGGATCAAAACCGCAAAAGAAACGGCTGGATTTGATACACCACTAAATACTCGCATTATTAAAGGTGAAGAGTTATCAAATCGCCTTGTTGGTGCCCAAACACCGTGGACGGTTGCCGCTTTTGAAGAAGACTCAGGTTCTGTTGATCCAGAAACAGGTACACCTGCATTAGCTCGTTACGCTAAACAAATTGGCGTAAAAATCTACACCAACTGCGCGGTAAGAGGCATCGAAACTGCAGGTGGTAAAATTTCTGATGTTGTCACAGAAAAAGGCGCAATTAGAACATCTCACGTTGTTCTAGCGGGTGGTATTTGGTCTCGTTTATTTATGGGTAACATGGGCATTGATATTCCAACGCTGAATGTTTACTTATCACAACAACGTGTATCTGGCGTTCCGGGCGCACCTCGTGGCAACGTGCATTTACCAAATGGTATTCACTTCCGTGAACAAGCCGATGGTACTTATGCTGTCGCACCACGTATTTTCACAAGTTCTATCGTGAAAGATAGCTTCTTGTTAGGGCCTAAGTTCATGCACCTATTAGGTGGTGGTGAGCTGCCATTAGAATTCTCTATCGGTGAAGACTTATTTAATTCATTCAAGATGGCAACATCTTGGAAATTAGATGAAAAAACACCGTTTGAACAATATCGCACTGCAACAGCAACACAAAATACTGAGCACTTAGATGCGGTATTCCAAAGAATGAAAGCGGAATTCCCAGTATTTGAAAAATCTCAAGTTGTTGAACGTTGGGGTGCTGTTGTTAGCCCAACATTTGATGAATTACCAATTATTTCTGAGGTCAAAGAATACCCAGGTCTGGTTATCAATACCGCGACAGTATGGGGTATGACCGAAGGCCCAGCAGCAGGTGAAGTGACTGCTGATATCGTAACGGGTAAAAAACCAGTTATTGATCCAACGCCATTTAGTATGGATCGTTTTAAGAAATAA
- a CDS encoding DUF1090 domain-containing protein: MKKLLFTTIALSLLASNAYADRPANGCEIKKQNIQKQMEYAKAHGNQYRIQGLERALQNIERYCTPEKVVENTRLELREKQLDVKERELELKEAQLKGDADKIAKQERKLAEEKADLKAIEEELNLLTK; the protein is encoded by the coding sequence ATGAAAAAATTACTTTTTACAACTATCGCTTTAAGTTTACTCGCAAGTAATGCTTATGCAGATAGACCAGCCAATGGCTGTGAGATAAAAAAACAGAATATCCAAAAACAGATGGAATATGCAAAAGCACATGGTAATCAATATCGTATCCAAGGTTTAGAGCGAGCATTGCAAAATATTGAACGTTATTGCACACCTGAAAAAGTGGTTGAAAACACACGCCTTGAATTACGTGAAAAACAACTTGATGTTAAAGAGCGCGAGCTCGAATTAAAAGAAGCGCAACTTAAAGGTGATGCAGATAAAATTGCTAAACAAGAAAGAAAATTAGCTGAAGAAAAAGCTGATTTAAAAGCAATTGAAGAAGAATTAAATCTACTAACAAAGTAG